A DNA window from Janibacter sp. A1S7 contains the following coding sequences:
- the rpsS gene encoding 30S ribosomal protein S19 produces MPRSLKKGPFIDDHLQKKVDVQNEAGSKNVIKTWSRRSVISPDMLGHTLAVHDGRKHVPVFVTEAMVGHKLGEFAPTRTFRGHVKDDKKGRRR; encoded by the coding sequence ATGCCTCGTAGTTTGAAGAAGGGCCCCTTCATCGACGACCACCTCCAGAAGAAGGTGGACGTCCAGAACGAAGCGGGCAGCAAGAACGTCATCAAGACCTGGTCGCGTCGTTCGGTGATCTCGCCGGACATGCTCGGCCACACCCTCGCCGTGCACGACGGTCGCAAGCACGTCCCGGTGTTCGTCACCGAGGCGATGGTCGGCCACAAGCTCGGAGAGTTCGCCCCGACCCGCACCTTCCGCGGTCACGTGAAGGACGACAAGAAGGGACGTCGTCGCTGA
- a CDS encoding LuxR C-terminal-related transcriptional regulator translates to MPQPVSPVVWSSLPLHADSLVAVLREAGERAGVVAAPADAEEVLVATVDAPGLGTVLRRRSQVGRPTIVWGGTVSAARAAALRDAGANAYVSALALPRDLVDVVRRVRQGEDVPWPESRPVVALTRREHETALAYLVTEADRTRAEVARGLGISERTLKVHIARVRQKVGHVGTSTREGLRHELSTHGWV, encoded by the coding sequence ATGCCGCAGCCCGTCTCGCCCGTCGTCTGGTCGTCGTTGCCGCTGCACGCCGACTCGCTGGTGGCCGTCCTGCGGGAGGCCGGGGAGCGGGCCGGTGTCGTCGCTGCGCCTGCGGACGCCGAGGAGGTCCTCGTGGCCACGGTCGACGCTCCGGGCCTGGGGACCGTCCTCCGGCGTCGCTCGCAGGTGGGGCGGCCAACGATCGTCTGGGGCGGGACCGTGTCGGCGGCGCGGGCCGCCGCACTCAGGGACGCCGGGGCCAACGCCTACGTGAGTGCACTCGCCCTGCCGCGGGACCTCGTGGACGTGGTGCGTCGGGTCCGACAGGGCGAGGATGTGCCGTGGCCGGAGTCGAGGCCCGTGGTGGCCCTGACACGTCGGGAGCACGAGACAGCACTGGCCTACCTCGTCACGGAGGCTGATCGGACCCGGGCCGAGGTGGCGCGGGGTCTGGGCATCAGCGAGCGCACGCTGAAGGTGCACATCGCTCGGGTCCGGCAGAAGGTGGGACACGTGGGCACGTCCACCCGGGAGGGACTCCGCCACGAATTGTCCACGCATGGCTGGGTGTAA
- a CDS encoding helix-turn-helix transcriptional regulator has translation MPDDHSATGRPLVHTSPVVTTALRRELRGGPAPVRVETTVHSWTDFRRDWDFAGDVVVIHALLDDHVPLPLKVRALRRLGSVPVVLGPGRETPFARRCGAEGARAWIEPTNGLTTTARTIREVASGRIPEHARPAPAPPCSAELTDRELQVLSLYASTRGHSPAHLGRVLSLRTETVRSHLARGRARYRALGHDTHGRAALRAALVADGWFLDPAVWTAASRA, from the coding sequence GTGCCCGATGACCACTCCGCCACGGGTCGGCCTTTGGTGCACACCTCACCGGTGGTGACGACGGCCCTGCGTCGCGAGCTGCGTGGCGGCCCGGCTCCGGTGCGGGTGGAGACCACCGTGCACTCGTGGACGGATTTCCGCAGGGATTGGGACTTCGCCGGTGACGTCGTCGTGATCCACGCACTCCTGGACGACCACGTACCGCTGCCGCTGAAGGTCCGGGCCCTGCGCCGTCTCGGCTCCGTGCCCGTCGTCCTCGGACCGGGGCGCGAGACCCCCTTCGCCCGCCGATGCGGTGCGGAGGGTGCCCGCGCGTGGATCGAGCCGACCAACGGGCTCACCACGACCGCCCGCACGATCCGGGAGGTGGCCTCCGGTCGCATCCCGGAACACGCGCGGCCCGCCCCTGCTCCCCCGTGCTCGGCCGAGCTCACCGATCGGGAGCTGCAGGTGCTCAGCCTGTACGCCTCCACCCGCGGACACTCGCCCGCGCACCTCGGCCGGGTGCTCTCCCTTCGCACCGAGACCGTGCGCAGCCACCTCGCGCGCGGTCGTGCCCGGTACCGAGCGCTGGGGCACGACACCCACGGGCGTGCGGCGCTGCGGGCGGCCCTGGTCGCGGACGGCTGGTTCCTCGACCCGGCCGTGTGGACAGCTGCCTCCCGCGCCTGA
- the fusA gene encoding elongation factor G, whose product MAQDVLTDLTKVRNIGIMAHIDAGKTTTTERILFYTGVNHKLGETHDGASTTDWMEQEKERGITITSAAVTSFWDDTQINIIDTPGHVDFTVEVERSLRVLDGAVAVFDGKEGVEPQSETVWRQADKYDVPRIAFVNKMDKLGADFYFTVQTIKDRLGAEPLVMQLPIGAESDFIGVVDLIAMKALVWEGDAKGDVSLGAAYETREIPEDLQAKAEEYRNLIVERVAESDDELMEKYLGGEELTNDELKAGIRKLTVNSELYPIFCGSAFKNRGVQPILDAVRDYLPSPLDVPPMEGHAPNDEETAVLRKPSTEEPFSALAFKIAAHPFFGTLTFIRVYSGKIVPGTQIVNSTKGKKERIGKLFQMHANKENPVEEAMAGHIYAVIGLKEVTTGDTLSDAANPVILESMSFPAPVIQVAIEPKTKGDQEKLGSAIQRLVAEDPTFQVSLDEETGQTIIAGMGELHLDVFVDRMKREFKVEANIGKPQVAYRETIRKTVEKFDYTHKKQTGGSGQFAKVQLTFEPLDTTEDGELYEFKNSVTGGRIPREFIPSVDAGIQDAMQYGVLAGYPVVGVKATLLDGQFHDVDSSEMAFKIAGSMAFKEAARKAEPVLMEPMMRVEVRTPEDYMGDVIGDINSRRGQVQSMEDVSGAKVVTGLVPLSEMFGYVGDLRSKTQGRANYSMEFDSYAEVPKSVAEEIIKKVRGE is encoded by the coding sequence GTGGCACAGGACGTCCTGACGGACCTGACCAAGGTCCGAAACATCGGCATCATGGCGCACATCGACGCCGGCAAGACGACGACGACTGAGCGCATCCTCTTCTACACCGGGGTCAACCACAAGCTCGGTGAGACCCACGACGGTGCCTCCACCACCGACTGGATGGAGCAGGAGAAGGAGCGCGGCATCACGATCACCTCCGCCGCGGTCACCTCCTTCTGGGACGACACCCAGATCAACATCATCGACACCCCCGGCCACGTCGACTTCACCGTCGAGGTGGAGCGCTCGCTGCGCGTCCTCGACGGCGCCGTCGCGGTCTTCGACGGCAAGGAGGGCGTCGAGCCCCAGTCCGAGACGGTCTGGCGCCAGGCGGACAAGTACGACGTCCCCCGCATCGCCTTCGTCAACAAGATGGACAAGCTCGGTGCCGACTTCTACTTCACCGTGCAGACCATCAAGGACCGCCTCGGTGCGGAGCCGCTGGTCATGCAGCTGCCGATCGGCGCCGAGAGCGACTTCATCGGTGTCGTCGACCTGATCGCCATGAAGGCGCTCGTGTGGGAGGGCGACGCCAAGGGCGACGTCAGCCTCGGTGCCGCCTACGAGACCCGCGAGATCCCCGAGGACCTGCAGGCCAAGGCCGAGGAGTACCGCAACCTCATCGTCGAGCGCGTCGCCGAGTCCGATGACGAGCTCATGGAGAAGTACCTCGGTGGCGAGGAGCTGACCAACGACGAGCTCAAGGCCGGCATCCGCAAGCTGACCGTCAACTCCGAGCTCTACCCGATCTTCTGTGGCTCCGCCTTCAAGAACCGCGGTGTCCAGCCGATCCTCGACGCCGTGCGCGACTACCTGCCGAGCCCACTGGACGTCCCGCCGATGGAGGGTCACGCCCCCAACGACGAGGAGACCGCGGTCCTGCGCAAGCCGAGCACCGAGGAGCCCTTCTCGGCGCTGGCGTTCAAGATCGCAGCGCACCCGTTCTTCGGCACGCTGACCTTCATCCGCGTCTACTCGGGCAAGATCGTGCCGGGCACGCAGATCGTCAACTCCACCAAGGGCAAGAAGGAGCGCATCGGGAAGCTCTTCCAGATGCACGCCAACAAGGAGAACCCGGTCGAGGAGGCGATGGCGGGCCACATCTACGCCGTCATCGGACTGAAGGAGGTCACCACCGGTGACACCCTCAGCGACGCCGCCAACCCGGTGATCCTCGAGTCGATGTCCTTCCCCGCGCCGGTCATCCAGGTGGCCATCGAGCCCAAGACCAAGGGCGACCAGGAGAAGCTGGGCAGCGCGATCCAGCGCCTCGTCGCCGAGGACCCGACCTTCCAGGTCTCCCTCGACGAGGAGACGGGCCAGACGATCATCGCCGGCATGGGTGAGCTCCACCTCGATGTCTTCGTCGACCGGATGAAGCGCGAGTTCAAGGTCGAGGCGAACATCGGCAAGCCGCAGGTCGCCTACCGCGAGACCATCCGCAAGACGGTCGAGAAGTTCGACTACACGCACAAGAAGCAGACCGGTGGTTCGGGCCAGTTCGCGAAGGTCCAGCTGACCTTCGAGCCGCTGGACACCACGGAGGACGGTGAGCTCTACGAGTTCAAGAACTCCGTCACCGGTGGCCGCATCCCGCGTGAGTTCATTCCCAGCGTCGATGCCGGCATCCAGGACGCCATGCAGTACGGCGTCCTCGCCGGCTACCCGGTCGTGGGCGTCAAGGCGACCCTGCTCGACGGACAGTTCCACGACGTCGACTCCTCGGAGATGGCGTTCAAGATCGCGGGCTCGATGGCCTTCAAGGAGGCCGCCCGCAAGGCTGAGCCGGTCCTGATGGAGCCGATGATGCGCGTCGAGGTGCGTACGCCCGAGGACTACATGGGTGACGTCATCGGCGACATCAACTCACGTCGCGGCCAGGTCCAGTCCATGGAGGACGTCAGCGGTGCGAAGGTCGTCACCGGCCTCGTCCCCCTGTCGGAGATGTTCGGCTACGTCGGTGACCTGCGGTCGAAGACCCAGGGCCGGGCGAACTACTCCATGGAGTTCGACTCGTACGCCGAGGTTCCCAAGAGCGTCGCCGAGGAGATCATCAAGAAGGTTCGTGGTGAGTGA
- the rpsL gene encoding 30S ribosomal protein S12: MPTINQLVRKGRHDKTTKNATPALKGSPQRRGVCTRVYTTTPKKPNSALRKVARVRLTSGIEVTAYIPGVGHNLQEHSIVLVRGGRVKDLPGVRYKIVRGSLDTQGVKGRQQARSRYGAKKEKK, from the coding sequence TTGCCTACGATCAACCAGCTGGTCCGCAAGGGCCGGCACGACAAGACGACGAAGAACGCGACGCCTGCGCTCAAGGGCTCGCCGCAGCGTCGTGGGGTGTGTACGCGTGTGTACACCACCACCCCCAAGAAGCCGAACTCTGCCCTGCGCAAGGTCGCCCGCGTGCGCCTGACCAGCGGCATCGAGGTCACGGCCTACATCCCGGGCGTCGGCCACAACCTGCAGGAGCACTCGATCGTGCTCGTGCGCGGTGGTCGTGTGAAGGACCTCCCCGGTGTCCGTTACAAGATCGTGCGCGGCTCGCTCGACACCCAGGGTGTCAAGGGCCGTCAGCAGGCTCGCAGCCGCTACGGCGCCAAGAAGGAGAAGAAGTAA
- the tuf gene encoding elongation factor Tu codes for MAKAKFERSKPHVNIGTIGHIDHGKTTLTAAISKVLADKFPELNKAAGFDMIDNAPEEKQRGITINVSHQEYQTEQRHYAHVDAPGHADYVKNMITGAAQMDGAILVVAATDGPMPQTKEHVLLARQVGVPYVLVALNKCDMVDDEEIMELVEMEVRELLSSYDFPGDDVPVVKVSALKALEGDEKWGESIMELMNAVDEYVPTPDRDLDKPFMMPIEDVFTITGRGTVVTGRIERGVLKVNEEVEIVGIKEQKQTTTVTGIEMFRKLLDEGQAGENVGLLLRGTKREDVERGQVICKPGSITPHTEFEAQVYILSKEEGGRHTPFYDSYRPQFYFRTTDVTGVVTLPEGTEMVMPGDNTDMTVSLIQPIAMEEGLQFNIREGGRTVGAGRVTKIVK; via the coding sequence GTGGCGAAGGCAAAGTTCGAGCGGAGCAAGCCGCACGTCAACATCGGCACCATCGGTCACATCGACCATGGCAAGACGACGCTGACGGCTGCCATTTCCAAGGTTCTGGCGGACAAGTTCCCGGAGCTGAACAAGGCGGCGGGCTTCGACATGATCGACAACGCGCCGGAGGAGAAGCAGCGCGGAATCACGATCAACGTCTCGCACCAGGAGTACCAGACGGAGCAGCGCCACTACGCGCACGTCGACGCCCCGGGGCACGCTGACTACGTCAAGAACATGATCACCGGTGCCGCCCAGATGGACGGCGCGATCCTCGTGGTCGCTGCCACCGACGGCCCGATGCCGCAGACGAAGGAGCACGTCCTCCTGGCTCGCCAGGTCGGCGTCCCCTACGTCCTCGTGGCACTCAACAAGTGCGACATGGTCGACGACGAGGAGATCATGGAGCTCGTCGAGATGGAGGTCCGCGAGCTGCTGTCCTCCTACGACTTCCCGGGCGACGACGTCCCGGTCGTCAAGGTCTCGGCGCTCAAGGCGCTCGAGGGTGACGAGAAGTGGGGCGAGTCGATCATGGAGCTGATGAACGCGGTCGACGAGTACGTTCCGACCCCGGACCGTGACCTCGACAAGCCCTTCATGATGCCGATCGAGGACGTCTTCACGATCACCGGTCGTGGCACCGTCGTCACCGGTCGTATCGAGCGCGGCGTCCTCAAGGTCAACGAGGAGGTCGAGATCGTCGGCATCAAGGAGCAGAAGCAGACCACCACGGTCACCGGCATCGAGATGTTCCGCAAGCTCCTCGACGAGGGCCAGGCCGGCGAGAACGTCGGGCTGCTGCTCCGCGGCACCAAGCGTGAGGACGTCGAGCGCGGGCAGGTCATCTGCAAGCCGGGCTCGATCACCCCGCACACCGAGTTCGAGGCTCAGGTCTACATCCTCTCCAAGGAGGAGGGCGGCCGTCACACGCCGTTCTACGACTCCTACCGTCCGCAGTTCTACTTCCGCACGACCGACGTCACCGGCGTCGTCACGCTGCCGGAGGGCACCGAGATGGTCATGCCGGGCGACAACACCGACATGACGGTTTCGCTGATCCAGCCGATCGCCATGGAAGAGGGCCTGCAGTTCAACATCCGCGAGGGTGGCCGCACCGTCGGCGCCGGTCGCGTCACCAAGATCGTCAAGTGA
- the rplB gene encoding 50S ribosomal protein L2: MGIRKYKPTTPGRRASSVADFVEVTRDTPEKSLVRPLSKSGGRNASGRITTRHIGGGHKRAYRVIDFRRHDKDGVPAKVAHIEYDPNRTARIALLHYADGEKRYILAPNKLGQGAAVENGPASDIKVGNNLPLRNIPAGTTVHAVELRPGGGAKLARSAGVSIQLLAKEGHLATLRMPSGEVRRVDARCRATIGQVGNAEQTNIRWGKAGRMRWKGKRPTVRGVVMNPIDHPHGGGEGRTSGGRHPVSPWGQPEGRTRRPGKASDKLIVRRRRTGKKR, from the coding sequence ATGGGTATCCGCAAGTACAAGCCGACCACTCCCGGTCGCCGCGCCAGCTCCGTCGCCGACTTCGTCGAGGTCACTCGTGACACGCCGGAGAAGTCGCTGGTCCGCCCGCTGAGCAAGTCCGGTGGCCGCAACGCCTCCGGCCGCATCACCACCCGTCACATCGGTGGTGGCCACAAGCGCGCCTACCGCGTCATCGACTTCCGTCGCCACGACAAGGACGGCGTCCCCGCGAAGGTCGCGCACATCGAGTACGACCCGAACCGCACCGCCCGCATCGCGCTGCTGCACTACGCCGACGGCGAGAAGCGCTACATCCTGGCGCCGAACAAGCTCGGTCAGGGTGCGGCCGTCGAGAACGGCCCCGCCTCGGACATCAAGGTCGGCAACAACCTGCCGCTGCGCAACATCCCGGCCGGTACGACCGTCCACGCGGTCGAGCTGCGTCCGGGGGGCGGCGCCAAGCTGGCCCGGTCCGCCGGTGTCAGCATCCAGCTGCTCGCCAAGGAGGGACACCTCGCCACGCTGCGCATGCCCTCCGGTGAGGTCCGTCGGGTCGACGCGCGGTGCCGCGCCACGATCGGTCAGGTCGGCAACGCCGAGCAGACCAACATCCGCTGGGGCAAGGCCGGCCGCATGCGGTGGAAGGGCAAGCGCCCCACCGTCCGCGGTGTCGTGATGAACCCGATCGACCACCCGCACGGTGGTGGTGAGGGCCGCACGTCGGGCGGTCGCCACCCCGTCTCGCCCTGGGGCCAGCCCGAGGGTCGTACCCGGCGTCCCGGCAAGGCGAGCGACAAGCTCATCGTCCGTCGCCGCCGCACCGGCAAGAAGCGCTGA
- a CDS encoding HU family DNA-binding protein gives MNKSELASAVAEKAGVSASSASEVITALQAVLSESVAKGEKVTVPGFFSLERVERAERKGRNPQTGAEMTIPGGYAAKLSAGSALKTAAKG, from the coding sequence ATGAACAAGTCTGAGCTCGCCAGCGCCGTCGCCGAGAAGGCCGGCGTGTCCGCGTCCTCGGCCTCCGAGGTCATCACCGCCCTCCAGGCGGTTCTGTCCGAGTCCGTCGCGAAGGGCGAGAAGGTCACGGTTCCCGGCTTCTTCAGCCTCGAGCGCGTCGAGCGTGCCGAGCGCAAGGGCCGCAACCCGCAGACCGGCGCCGAGATGACGATCCCGGGTGGCTACGCCGCCAAGCTCTCCGCCGGCAGCGCACTGAAGACCGCTGCCAAGGGCTGA
- the rplD gene encoding 50S ribosomal protein L4 → MPTIDIISPQGSASGTVELPAEVFDVEVNVPLIHQVVVAQQAAARRGTHKTKTRAEVRGGGIKPYRQKGTGRARQGSIRAPQFAGGGTVHGPQPRDYGQRTPKKMKAAALRGALSDRARHGRIHVLSTLLEGDTPSTKGVTSVLGGLTERKNLLVVIERGNVTAWKSVRNLVDVHVLFADQLNTYDVLCADDIVFTQAALEGFLAPKTEGTAK, encoded by the coding sequence GTGCCGACCATCGACATCATCAGCCCGCAGGGCTCGGCCTCCGGCACCGTCGAGCTGCCTGCCGAGGTCTTCGACGTGGAGGTCAACGTCCCGTTGATCCACCAGGTCGTCGTCGCCCAGCAGGCGGCTGCCCGTCGGGGCACGCACAAGACCAAGACCCGTGCCGAGGTCCGCGGCGGCGGCATCAAGCCCTACCGCCAGAAGGGGACCGGCCGCGCCCGCCAGGGTTCGATCCGGGCACCGCAGTTCGCCGGTGGTGGCACCGTCCACGGCCCGCAGCCGCGTGACTACGGACAGCGCACCCCCAAGAAGATGAAGGCGGCCGCCCTGCGCGGAGCCCTCTCGGACCGGGCGCGCCACGGTCGCATCCACGTCCTCAGCACGCTCCTGGAGGGCGACACCCCGTCGACGAAGGGCGTCACGTCCGTCCTCGGCGGTCTGACCGAGCGCAAGAACCTGCTCGTCGTGATCGAGCGCGGCAACGTGACCGCGTGGAAGTCGGTGCGCAACCTCGTCGACGTCCACGTCCTCTTCGCTGACCAGCTCAACACCTACGACGTGCTCTGCGCCGACGACATCGTCTTCACCCAGGCGGCGCTCGAGGGCTTCCTCGCGCCCAAGACAGAGGGGACTGCCAAGTGA
- the rpsG gene encoding 30S ribosomal protein S7, whose protein sequence is MPRKGPAPKRPLVIDPVYQSPLVTQLVNKILTDGKKSIAEAIVYDALEGCREKTGTDPVQTLKRALDNVKPSLEVKSRRVGGATYQVPIEVKPGRATTLSLRWLVGYSRQRREKTMTERLMNEILDASNGLGAAVKRREDTHKMAESNKAFAHYRW, encoded by the coding sequence ATGCCTCGCAAGGGTCCCGCTCCCAAGCGCCCGCTCGTCATCGACCCCGTCTACCAGTCTCCGTTGGTGACCCAGCTGGTCAACAAGATCCTCACGGACGGCAAGAAGTCCATCGCCGAAGCGATCGTCTACGACGCGCTCGAGGGTTGCCGTGAGAAGACCGGCACCGACCCGGTCCAGACGCTCAAGCGCGCCCTGGACAACGTCAAGCCCTCCCTGGAGGTCAAGTCCCGCCGCGTCGGTGGTGCGACCTACCAGGTCCCGATCGAGGTCAAGCCCGGCCGCGCGACGACCCTGTCGCTGCGCTGGCTCGTGGGTTACTCGCGTCAGCGTCGGGAGAAGACGATGACCGAGCGACTCATGAACGAGATCCTCGACGCGAGCAACGGCCTCGGTGCCGCGGTGAAGCGTCGCGAGGACACCCACAAGATGGCCGAGTCCAACAAGGCCTTCGCGCACTACCGCTGGTGA
- the rplC gene encoding 50S ribosomal protein L3 — protein MTKTVKGVLGEKLGMTQVWDEENRLVPVTVVQAGPCVVTQIRTTETDGYEAVQLAYGAIDPRKVNQPTSGHFAKAGATPRRHLVELRTSDASEYTLGQEVTVDLFEVGQEIDVTGTTKGKGFAGVMKRHGFHGVGASHGAHRNHRKPGSIGGCATPGRVFKGMRMAGRMGGERQTTQNLTIHAIDADKGLLLVKGAVPGARGGIVLVRASAKGA, from the coding sequence ATGACCAAGACCGTCAAGGGCGTCCTCGGCGAGAAGCTCGGCATGACGCAGGTCTGGGACGAGGAGAACCGCCTCGTCCCCGTGACCGTCGTCCAGGCCGGGCCCTGCGTCGTCACCCAGATCCGCACCACCGAGACCGACGGCTACGAGGCCGTCCAGCTCGCCTACGGCGCGATCGACCCCCGCAAGGTCAACCAGCCCACCAGCGGTCACTTCGCCAAGGCCGGCGCCACCCCGCGCCGTCACCTCGTCGAGCTGCGCACGAGCGACGCCTCCGAGTACACCCTCGGTCAGGAAGTCACTGTCGATCTCTTCGAGGTCGGCCAGGAGATCGACGTCACCGGCACGACCAAGGGCAAGGGCTTCGCGGGCGTCATGAAGCGCCACGGGTTCCACGGTGTCGGCGCCTCCCACGGTGCGCACCGCAACCACCGCAAGCCCGGCTCGATCGGTGGCTGCGCCACCCCGGGTCGCGTCTTCAAGGGGATGCGCATGGCCGGCCGCATGGGCGGCGAGCGCCAGACCACCCAGAACCTCACGATCCACGCGATCGACGCCGACAAGGGCCTGCTGCTGGTCAAGGGCGCCGTCCCCGGCGCCCGCGGCGGCATCGTCCTCGTCCGCGCCTCAGCGAAGGGAGCCTGA
- the rpsJ gene encoding 30S ribosomal protein S10 yields MAGQKIRIRLKSYDHEVIDNSARKIVDTVTRAGATVIGPVPLPTEKNVFCVIRSPHKYKDSREHFEMRTHKRLIDIIDPTPKAVDSLMRLDLPADVNIEIKL; encoded by the coding sequence ATGGCGGGACAGAAGATCCGCATCCGGTTGAAGTCGTATGACCACGAGGTCATCGACAACTCGGCGCGAAAGATCGTCGACACCGTGACCCGTGCCGGCGCGACGGTTATCGGCCCCGTGCCGCTGCCGACGGAGAAGAACGTGTTCTGCGTCATCCGGTCGCCGCACAAGTACAAGGACAGCCGCGAGCACTTCGAGATGCGCACCCACAAGCGCCTCATCGACATCATCGACCCGACGCCCAAGGCCGTCGACTCGCTGATGCGTCTCGACCTCCCGGCTGACGTCAACATCGAGATCAAGCTCTGA
- a CDS encoding YihY/virulence factor BrkB family protein translates to MATEVPAPETGGDVVVASELPERAPLRTLPLRHWRFALKRALKQFTNDGCTDLAAALTYFSVLSIFPAMLALVSILGLVGEPEQTKKTVLDVIEQLSQGTGGRAIDTISGLLDQMVNSPAAGVGLVVGLGGALWTASGYVGAFGRALNRVYGVEEGRSFIKLRPIRLGITAVLLILAAVSVLAIAVSGDLARVIGEAIGLGDAAVTTWNLAKWPVLLLIAIFMTGLLYFATPNVQRPFRWLSPGAAVAIIVAIIASLGFFFYVSNFASYNATYGSLAGVIVFLLWLWIVNNVLLFGAEFDVELERSRQLRVGEAAEGGLILPVRDSTKSDAAAKKNEADLEQARALRIQGLHDHGKSAADLADEEIRRV, encoded by the coding sequence ATGGCCACCGAGGTCCCCGCCCCCGAGACGGGGGGAGACGTCGTCGTCGCCTCCGAGCTGCCCGAGCGCGCGCCCCTGCGCACGCTGCCGCTGCGTCACTGGCGCTTCGCGCTCAAGCGGGCGTTGAAGCAGTTCACCAACGACGGATGCACGGACCTCGCGGCGGCCCTGACCTACTTCTCGGTGCTGTCGATCTTCCCGGCGATGCTGGCCCTCGTCTCCATCCTCGGCCTCGTCGGCGAGCCCGAGCAGACCAAGAAGACCGTGCTGGACGTCATCGAGCAGCTCAGCCAGGGCACCGGCGGCAGGGCGATCGACACGATCTCCGGGCTGCTGGACCAGATGGTCAACTCCCCAGCGGCCGGCGTCGGCCTCGTCGTCGGTCTCGGTGGTGCCCTGTGGACCGCGTCCGGGTACGTCGGCGCCTTCGGTCGCGCGCTGAACCGGGTGTACGGCGTGGAGGAGGGCCGTAGCTTCATCAAGTTGCGGCCCATCCGGCTCGGCATCACGGCCGTGCTGTTGATCCTGGCGGCGGTCTCCGTGCTGGCCATCGCCGTCAGCGGCGACCTGGCCCGCGTCATCGGAGAGGCCATCGGGCTCGGGGATGCTGCGGTGACGACGTGGAACCTCGCGAAGTGGCCGGTGCTCCTGCTCATCGCGATCTTCATGACCGGGCTGCTCTACTTCGCGACGCCGAACGTTCAGCGTCCCTTCCGCTGGCTCAGCCCGGGCGCGGCGGTGGCGATCATCGTGGCGATCATCGCCTCGCTCGGCTTCTTCTTCTACGTCTCGAACTTCGCCTCCTACAATGCGACCTACGGTTCCCTCGCCGGCGTCATCGTCTTCCTCCTGTGGCTGTGGATCGTCAACAACGTGCTGCTCTTCGGGGCGGAGTTCGACGTCGAGCTCGAGCGTTCGCGCCAGCTGCGTGTCGGCGAGGCGGCCGAGGGAGGCCTGATCCTCCCCGTGCGTGACTCGACGAAGTCCGACGCGGCGGCCAAGAAGAACGAGGCCGACCTCGAGCAGGCCCGGGCCCTGCGCATCCAGGGGCTGCACGACCACGGCAAGTCCGCGGCCGACCTCGCCGATGAGGAGATTCGCCGGGTCTGA
- a CDS encoding GNAT family N-acetyltransferase has translation MRDDLLIRREGPSDASPTEALHDAAFGVAQGRDTSLERELLRGLRADGSIIDELTFVAELEGQVVGHVVCSRATLGEGVSVGLGPIAVLPGHQQQGIGAALLMSVVASAERLGEPAVVLLGDPEYYGFFGFVPAARHGIESPGPWPEENFQVLRLRAWRPQMAGPFRYAPAFERLG, from the coding sequence ATGCGTGACGACCTGCTCATCCGCCGGGAGGGCCCGAGCGACGCGTCGCCCACCGAGGCGCTGCACGACGCCGCCTTCGGCGTCGCGCAGGGAAGGGACACGTCGCTCGAGCGCGAGCTCCTGCGCGGCCTGCGCGCGGACGGCTCGATCATCGATGAGTTGACCTTCGTCGCCGAGCTCGAGGGGCAGGTCGTCGGGCACGTCGTGTGCAGCCGTGCCACCCTCGGCGAGGGCGTCTCGGTGGGTTTGGGGCCGATCGCCGTGCTCCCCGGTCACCAGCAGCAGGGGATCGGTGCCGCGCTGCTCATGTCCGTCGTCGCCAGTGCCGAACGTCTCGGCGAGCCAGCGGTCGTGCTGCTCGGGGACCCGGAGTACTACGGCTTCTTCGGCTTCGTCCCGGCCGCACGGCACGGGATCGAATCGCCCGGGCCGTGGCCCGAGGAGAACTTTCAGGTCCTGAGGCTGCGCGCCTGGCGTCCGCAGATGGCGGGCCCCTTCCGGTATGCACCAGCCTTCGAGCGGCTCGGCTGA
- the rplW gene encoding 50S ribosomal protein L23 has product MSQISSASQTKDPRDILIRPVVSEKSYGLLDDGKYTFIVDPRANKTEIKIAVEQIFDVKVDSVHTMNRVGKARRTRFGTGKRKDTKRAIVTLREGTIDIFGGQG; this is encoded by the coding sequence GTGAGCCAGATCAGTTCTGCGTCCCAGACCAAGGACCCGCGCGACATCCTCATCCGTCCCGTGGTGTCCGAGAAGTCCTACGGCCTGCTCGACGACGGGAAGTACACCTTCATCGTCGACCCGCGGGCGAACAAGACGGAGATCAAGATCGCCGTCGAGCAGATCTTCGACGTCAAGGTCGACTCCGTGCACACCATGAACCGAGTCGGCAAGGCCCGACGCACGCGGTTCGGCACCGGTAAGCGCAAGGACACGAAGCGCGCGATCGTCACCCTCCGCGAGGGCACGATCGACATCTTCGGCGGCCAGGGCTGA